A region of Asticcacaulis excentricus DNA encodes the following proteins:
- a CDS encoding energy transducer TonB, translated as MATTIIPPTRNPLFQAPAQKRLSKPVMVGIAFASVVHLGLAAYIINERFEVKLAQAPDGTPVIEAPMITFKPKPAEPTVQERKPQTTPIRLNRPDTLVLPVEDSLPVVATPTDLPEVTGPIPVITGQPGPVADPGPVHAVGPTYVKAVWSRFPDSAVLMEYYPARAMDAEVEGAATLACTVRDTKGRVKCEVLSEDPRGYGFGDAAVRAVEAKGRADTSNGAVEVGATMRVKMGFALQ; from the coding sequence ATGGCAACGACCATCATCCCGCCGACCCGCAACCCTTTGTTTCAGGCCCCCGCTCAAAAGCGCCTGTCCAAGCCCGTCATGGTGGGCATTGCCTTTGCCTCTGTGGTGCATCTGGGCCTTGCGGCCTACATCATCAACGAACGTTTTGAAGTAAAGCTGGCCCAGGCACCGGACGGCACGCCGGTTATCGAAGCGCCAATGATCACGTTCAAACCCAAGCCAGCAGAGCCCACGGTTCAGGAACGCAAACCCCAAACGACGCCGATCCGTTTAAACAGACCCGATACGCTGGTCCTGCCGGTTGAGGACAGCCTGCCAGTGGTGGCAACGCCGACGGACCTGCCCGAAGTGACAGGTCCCATACCGGTTATCACCGGTCAGCCGGGCCCGGTGGCTGACCCCGGGCCGGTCCATGCGGTTGGTCCGACCTACGTCAAGGCGGTGTGGTCGCGCTTTCCGGACTCAGCGGTCCTGATGGAGTATTACCCCGCCCGCGCTATGGACGCCGAGGTCGAAGGGGCGGCGACTCTGGCCTGTACGGTGCGTGACACCAAGGGTCGTGTGAAGTGCGAGGTGCTGTCGGAAGACCCCAGAGGTTATGGCTTTGGCGATGCCGCAGTGCGCGCGGTAGAGGCCAAGGGCCGCGCCGACACATCGAACGGTGCGGTCGAGGTCGGAGCCACCATGCGTGTCAAGATGGGCTTTGCCCTCCAGTAG
- a CDS encoding ExbD/TolR family protein has protein sequence MGAKLSSGSGGSKFHIEQNSEINVTPFVDIMLVLLIIFMVAAPMASVSIEVNLPTAVAPPQQNPPKPIYISIQQDGGVFIGDKPTSLADLGADMKIQVGKRDPDKERIFIRCDRKTRYADFMQVMNALQDNGYYSVALIGEDGNK, from the coding sequence ATGGGAGCCAAGCTATCCTCTGGCAGCGGCGGCTCGAAGTTTCATATCGAGCAGAACAGCGAAATTAACGTTACGCCGTTCGTCGATATCATGCTGGTTCTTCTGATTATCTTCATGGTGGCCGCTCCCATGGCCTCCGTGTCGATCGAAGTGAACCTTCCGACAGCCGTCGCCCCGCCGCAACAAAACCCGCCCAAGCCGATCTATATCTCCATCCAGCAGGATGGCGGTGTGTTCATCGGCGATAAACCTACCTCTCTGGCTGATCTTGGGGCCGACATGAAGATTCAGGTCGGCAAACGTGATCCGGACAAGGAGCGCATCTTCATTCGTTGCGATCGCAAGACCCGCTATGCGGACTTCATGCAGGTGATGAATGCCCTTCAGGACAACGGCTACTACAGCGTTGCTCTGATCGGTGAAGATGGTAACAAGTAA
- a CDS encoding energy transducer TonB, whose translation MIVEDEREAAARRLKRLMVWLILALLLFVGAGLLADYTKPLPTLSQVSDSIEAFFSEKVTRQTRHEPRPHDIPAVEASPPVPVDIDSNTINARWDLGDDVDLADYMPDKAIDANAKGESTVACRWDAGGRVTGCTIISESPQGFGFGQATLRLMRDHGRVAARNPDEPLTAGEGLKIRFRWVVD comes from the coding sequence ATGATCGTTGAGGACGAGCGGGAGGCGGCCGCGCGCCGCCTGAAAAGACTCATGGTGTGGCTTATCTTGGCCTTGCTGCTGTTTGTGGGGGCCGGCCTGCTGGCCGATTACACAAAGCCACTTCCCACTCTGTCCCAAGTCTCAGACAGTATTGAGGCCTTCTTTTCGGAGAAGGTCACGCGCCAGACGCGCCACGAACCACGTCCTCATGATATTCCCGCCGTGGAGGCATCGCCACCTGTTCCCGTAGACATTGACTCTAACACGATTAACGCAAGGTGGGACCTTGGCGATGATGTGGACCTCGCCGATTACATGCCCGATAAGGCCATAGATGCCAATGCAAAGGGTGAAAGCACGGTTGCGTGCCGCTGGGATGCCGGCGGGCGCGTGACAGGGTGTACGATCATCTCTGAGAGCCCGCAGGGATTTGGTTTTGGACAGGCAACGCTGCGTCTGATGCGCGACCACGGGCGGGTTGCCGCCCGAAATCCCGATGAGCCCTTAACAGCGGGTGAGGGA
- a CDS encoding M48 family metallopeptidase, whose protein sequence is MPARLKTILSPKTLTITALIAAAGTLVACETNDTLGRSQFLLVDNADLEPSALQGWQELMRTSKVSTDAALNRRVKTVGAKIVAAAGYNPNQWEYVLFQDDQPNAFVIPGNKVGVNTGLFKVVKNDDQLAAVLGHETAHVLGKHAAERYSQQVGTQIALQTAAGATSGRTQQVIANYGGMGAQLGLLLPYSRKHELEADRIGVDIMVKAGYKASESIALWRNMQALNQGKPPEFLSTHPSDNTRIAQLETYIQSKGYK, encoded by the coding sequence ATGCCTGCGCGCCTGAAAACCATTCTGAGCCCGAAAACACTGACGATCACGGCCCTGATTGCGGCCGCGGGGACTCTGGTGGCCTGCGAAACGAACGACACCCTCGGCCGCAGCCAGTTCCTTCTGGTTGATAATGCCGATCTGGAGCCGTCGGCCCTGCAAGGGTGGCAGGAACTGATGCGTACCTCGAAAGTCTCGACCGACGCCGCGTTGAACCGCCGGGTCAAGACCGTCGGCGCGAAGATCGTCGCGGCGGCGGGCTATAATCCCAATCAGTGGGAATATGTGCTGTTTCAGGATGATCAGCCCAACGCCTTCGTCATTCCGGGCAACAAGGTCGGTGTGAATACTGGCCTGTTCAAGGTGGTGAAGAATGATGACCAGTTGGCGGCGGTTCTGGGCCACGAAACGGCGCACGTCCTGGGCAAGCACGCGGCTGAGCGCTATTCGCAGCAGGTCGGCACGCAGATCGCGCTTCAGACGGCCGCCGGGGCCACGTCGGGCCGTACCCAGCAGGTGATTGCCAATTACGGCGGCATGGGTGCACAACTGGGGCTTCTGCTGCCCTATTCGCGCAAGCACGAACTGGAGGCCGACCGGATCGGCGTCGATATCATGGTCAAGGCGGGGTATAAGGCCTCGGAGTCCATCGCCCTGTGGCGCAATATGCAGGCCCTGAATCAGGGCAAACCACCGGAATTCCTTTCAACTCACCCGTCAGACAATACGCGCATCGCGCAACTGGAAACCTATATCCAGTCAAAAGGTTATAAATAA